One genomic region from Enoplosus armatus isolate fEnoArm2 chromosome 17, fEnoArm2.hap1, whole genome shotgun sequence encodes:
- the septin9a gene encoding septin 9a isoform X5, producing the protein MSEAVVPDAMVSPAVGGLYVEKAGGPGVDFSYVGIDAILEQMRRKAMKQGFELNIMVVGQSGLGKSTLMNTLFKSKVSRKSALAMTQEKIPKTIEIKSISHDIEEKGVRMKLTVIDTPGFGDQINNENCWQPIMKFINDQYEAYLQEEININRKKRIPDSRVHCCIYFIPPTGHCLRPLDVEFMRRLSKVVNIVPVIAKADTLTLEERDFFKKKIREELRANGIDVYPQKEFDEDAEDRMINEKIREMIPFAVVGSDQEYQVNGRRLLGRKTKWGTIEVENIAHCEFAYLRDLLIRTHMQNIKDITSSIHYEMYRVRRLNENNSVVAHANGIPEHHLAAHEM; encoded by the exons ATGTCTGAGGCGGTGGTGCCGGATGCCATGGTGTCCCCAGCAGTGGGTGGCCTGTATGTGGAGAAGGCCGGTGGCCCCGGGGTGGACTTCAGTTACGTGGGCATTGACGCCATTCTGGagcagatgaggaggaaggcCATGAAGCAGGGTTTTGAGCTCAACATTATGGTTGTGG GACAAAGTGGCCTGGGAAAGTCTACTCTGATGAACACGCTGTTCAAGTCTAAAGTCAGCCGTAAGTCAGCGCTGGCTATGACCCAGGAGAAGATCCCCAAAACAATCGAAATAAAGTCCATCAGTCATG ACATTGAGGAGAAGGGAGTGAGAATGAAGCTAACAGTCATTGACACACCAGGCTTTGGAGACCAGATCAACAACGAGAACTG CTGGCAGCCCATCATGAAGTTCATTAATGACCAGTATGAGGCGTACCTGCAGGAAGAGATCAACATCAACAGGAAGAAAAGGATTCCAGACTCCAGAGTCCACTGCTGCATATACTTCATCCCCCCGACCGGACACTG TCTGCGGCCTCTTGATGTAGAATTCATGAGACGTCTCAGTAAGGTGGTCAACATTGTCCCAGTCATTGCCAAGGCGGACACACTCACCCTGGAGGAGAGGGACTTCTTTAAAAAGAAG ATCAGGGAAGAGCTGCGAGCCAACGGGATTGACGTATACCCTCAGAAAGAATTTGATGAGGATGCCGAGGACAGAATGATCAACGAGAAGATCAGG GAGATGATCCCATTTGCTGTGGTGGGCAGCGACCAGGAGTACCAGGTCAATGGCAGGAGGCTGTTGGGGAGGAAGACCAAGTGGGGAACCATTGAAG TTGAGAATATAGCCCACTGTGAGTTTGCTTATTTACGGGATCTTCTCATCAG gaCCCATATGCAGAACATTAAGGACATCACCAGCAGCATCCACTATGAAATGTATCGCGTGAGGCGCCTCAATGAGAATAACTCAGTTGTGGCTCATGCCAACGGTATCCCAGAACATCATCTTGCCGCCCACGAGATGTAG